aaattagtCCTTATCGTTGAGGTTACAAATCAGGAAATTAAAACCGACATTTATTAATCGTCAGTCAACAGTGAATGGTGCAATATATTAAGGGGTTGTCTGATGCACCAATAATTaagtgtatatatataaattaaagttATTAATTCCGCTTCtaatttaattagttaaatTATAGCCCTTTTTTTGGTAGATTAGTTAAATTATAGCTAATCAGCTAGCGACCATTACTACACCAATCTTAATGATGCATGCTCGAACTCCCTTAGTTAAACCGATTTGGATCATTTTATGTATTTATTCTATGTGATCATGTCATGTGAGAGGATTGAGACcctttattaattttaattacaacATAAACTTTGAAGTTGTAAACTTTTGTATTGTTCTCCATGCATTCTCTTTGTGTTCGCTACTCTCTAGTTTGAGTTATTTGTGTATATTAGAAATGCAATTTTTAGTGTTGATTGCGGGCTTATTTTGTTTCCTTTTCCCTTATATAGCTAGTCGGCATGTATCTTATAAGAATTATCTTTTATATGAGAGTGTAAGAAATAAATCACAACTGTTTAATTTAATTACCGATAATTCAGATTAAAacgtgaagtttttttttttgaaaatgattaAAACGTGAAGTTATGTGATTATTTTACATTTAAGTGGTCACATGCccattaaattattttagtCACTTGACTATAAATAATTAGATCAAATAATCATGATTTTATTctcacataaaaaaaattctcgtATGATACGTCTCATCATACTTAATTTTATTTAGGAGAATTCTCGAGCTTTGATATCCTTTAAAACTATACTTGGATGTAAATTTTGTATATTGAATAGAGGATGATAACTTTCATTCTGCCTTAAAATCAAGGAGTAAATATTAGGGAAAAAAAAAGTCATGAACTATTGCATATGAACTCCTTTGTACCGATTACATTTTTATATTGTGCATAAATACTTTCTTATCCAATTTATACTTTTCATCCTTCCTTTCTTATCTTAAATGTTGGGTCCTCAGCTGGTGCATAGTTGGAGCAAGGTGTGGAAGCTTCGTGTTCCTGAAAAAATTCGAGTGTTCACTTAGCTTGTGCTTCATGATGCAATTCAAGTCAATGCTCTCCGGTTTCGGTGTCATCTTGCTAATTCTCCTATATAGTTGTGTTCGATGCTCTCATGGGATGGGGGATTCTTTACATTGCTTGCGTGATTGTCTGCATGCTAGGGAGGTGTGGATTCGCTTCAACGCTTTAGCGTGGTCAGGGTTTCTCGCGCCTACAATTCAGTCTTGGGTCTAGGGAAGCTACAAGGGTCCCATGTTTCTTTGTTTCTGGCGGTGGTGTGGAGGCTCTGGCAGTGGCGTAATGAGCAGGTTTTGGGGGATAATAGCTGGACCATTCAATTTGTGTGTGATGCGGTTAGGCGAGATTTGGAGGAGCATAATCGTTGGCTAGGGAAGGGGTTGTTGATGGATCAGATTCTGCGTAGTCATATGAGGTGGAAAGCACCTAAGCCAGGGTGTGCGTGTCTCTTTGATGGGGGACGGTGCTTATCATGAGGGTCAGCATCGAATGGGAATGGGCGGTCACATTCGGGATTCAGAAGGTACTTGGTTAGGGGGCTTCTATGCTGGTGCTCAGGGAGGTGATCCTTTGTTTTTTTGCTGAAATTCAAGCGTTGGTGTTGGGCTTACGTTTTCTTTGGCGTAAGAATTGGAAGAATGCCATTTGTGGCGTGGATTGTTGGAGTTGGTGAATGCGCTTGGTAAGAATAAGCTTGATTTTCATCAATATATGGCAGTGCTTTGATGGATATTCAGCTTCTTCTCTCGTGCAACTGGGAGATTTCTATCTGTCATGTTTCTCGAGAAAGCAATGCTCAAACGGATTGTCTGGCAGGTTTTGGAGCTAGATTATAGTGTCATGTAACTGAGTTGGAGTCCCCTTCTCAGGCGGTCATGCCCTCTTGTCGGCGGACTGAGTCACAGTGTAGTTTTGTCGTTTATTTTCCCtacttaaaaaaaatgttaggcTTATATTAATAAGTCCATTAAACTTAatatttaattgaaaaaatttaatCATTGATTAAATGAAATAAGGAAAGTAGAATTATATTATATTGaatacttttttttgaaatgatattATATTGAATACTTAATTAAGaagaaattagttttttttttacataaagaAGAAATTAGTTTAATTTAACTAATATGCAAaattcatatatatttttttttgaaattcatatACTTATATTGAGAATGTGATATAATGTCATTTGAATATTTTTAGTCTCTATTTTATGAGATAATTTCATGAGATTAATTCGTGAAAAATGAGACTATAAGATAATTTATTAGTTCCAAAAatgaaatttcaaatttaagGTGTAAgagtgaaaaaatatttttttgggaaACAAGTTAAACCGTTTGCTAACGCTGGCCTTATGGCTAATTTTGCAAAAAGTAgatttttattgtattttcaaTTGAATTTaaccaaaaaatattattataaaaatcaGCAGTAATCTAATTTTTACATTTAaatgagattaatttttatgcactgactatgtaaatttttttacacaatCAACCAATCACAACCTTTCATTTCCTATTTTAGATAtgattagatttaaaattaattatgagctagCAAAAtgaagggatgtgattgaatgattgtgtaaaacttatttacactgtcagtgcatagaaattaatctttatttaaatataataaatactTTATTTTGAATACTTTGCATATTCACTTTTTATCCTCTCAGCCTTAAGggcttatgttttttttacatcggaaaatttaagggcttatattaaaaaaataagtcttaattaattttaattgagaaaagtataaatttaacaagttaggaaaaaaagaaaatttgtttGATTGAACTGTAACTTAAGGAGAAAATTAATTAGATTTGATTTGATATAAAAACTTTAGATACTTATTTGATCTAAAAAATTTACTTTGCTTCAAATTGGGCTAGATAGTTTTccgatgaataaaaaaaaaaaaaattgggctaGATCAAAGACtgcctatatttttttttttgttacaagaggaaaggtGAAGACTACCTTTTAAGTGCCCACTTTATATATTATCATAAGAATTGATTTTTACACActtatttcataaattttataCTACTTACACATTCTATTattctttaaaataaatttattttgaaagtAACTTTATCatccctttcaaaaaaaaaactttatcatCAACCATACACTCATTTTGCCTACCGGAAAAAATTGCAACTAGCGAGAGGTTGCACCTGGTCAGAAGCAGAGTGCAATTCCCTGAAAAAATCAACAAACATGTTTTTTAGAATATCAATATAAGTAACTTGCTCACCATTTTCTAGTGAaagaacttcaattttattcatctTCCTTCGTATCTTCGTTGAGGCATGAAAGAAACGAGTATTCCTGTCGTCATGCTTAACCCACATTATAGAAAGTGATTTGTTAATTTCTGAAGTAGTGATTCTTTTCATTGATCAAAGTTCTTTATATACAGAAGTTGAGAGCAAAAGAAAACTCTAACAAACCCTCTAAACCACTAACAAACTCTGTAACTAATTGTAACTAAACACTAACCGACTCTAACTGAATCTAAATAACACATAACACGTGCTTAATTTGACTCACACGTGTATAATATAATTACATGCAGTACACATGCAACGAGATTTCTGTCTCCAAATCATTTCctctttatgaaaataaattggGGCCTTGTTCATGAGCCGGAATCATTATGGGCTCGTGTTATTCGTGCTAAATATGGGTGTGAGAATCATCCTCTCCCTCAGGTGAAAACTAAACACTCTGCTTCTTTAATTTGGCAAGGTATTTGTCAAACTTGGGACCTGTTTGTTGATGGGCTGCGCTGGGTGGTAGTGAATGGTCAGAGTGCTCGAATCTGGCATGATCAGTGGCTTCCCTATGGTATTATTCTCTCACAGGTGGATGTTGACATGGTGCCTCCATACTTATCTAATGCAGTTGTTGCTGATTTCGTGAATATAGATGGAACCTAGCGTGTGAACCGTTTTAATGGGCTACTCCCAGTTGTGCACGTTCAGGAGATCTGCTCATctgtccccccccccccccccccctcgtGTACTGCTTCTTAGGATAAACTGGTTTGGAGCTTGACTGCTTCTGGAAATTATTCCAAGAGTTCAACGTATGAACTGGCGATGGAGTATTTAGAGGATGCGTAATTCAGTCATCTTTGAGCATATGCAATGGGAGGCTACGACTGTGATTGCTATGGCGTTATCTGTTTCCTTTGATGACTTAAAGGCCAATACGGTGTTCATGGGTACAGGCCCCAGTAGTAGTGCTAGTTTGAATTGGCTGCTACCGCCGGTGGGTGCCTTGAAATTCAAAGTTGACGATTCCGTTTGGAAAACAAGGGAGGCAGGTTGTGGAGGAGTGCTTCGGGACTGTGATAGAAATTGGGTCCAGGGATTTTGTCGTCTGTTAGGCTCTTCAAATCTCTCCTTGCAAAGCTGTGGGCAATCAGGATAGCAGTGGGCATCGTGGTTCAGAGAGCCCATCCCCATGTGATCATCGAAACACTCAGCTGAAGTTCATGTTGTTGTGACGTCCACTGGATCCCTTATATCTCCTTACTGTGAAATTGTTTTGCACATTCGGCGGTGTATTCCCCATGGTATGAAGGTCACTTTTGATCTCATTCCTTGAGAAGCAAATATGGTAGCTGATTGCTTAGCAAAGAACGCCCACGTCTTCAATTTTGAAGTTCATCACCCGCTAGTGGAGTATTGTAATCTTGACCCAAACAACATCCCACTTCATCTTGTCTGGTGCGAATTCTAGCTCTGTTATCTGCTGATGGAGAACACGTTATTCGTAGTGGCTGAAGTAGGGAAAGCATCGTCCACCTCCCCTATGGAACTGATCATGACCCAAACCCAATCGTTTCACAATCTCCATATGGCCCAAAGGGACGCCGCGAAGAAGGTTGGCCAATTCAACATTGTAGCAGCAGTATCAGAGCCACATAGGTTACGATGGACCCAAGTCTCAAACTCTAGCCTGAAGTAGTCATCATCAACCCCTCTTCCACTAAACGTCTGCCAAAAGGGGTTAAAAACACTGCAATCATGGAAAAGATGGATCGAAGACTTCTCTATGATATCGCATAGTGGGCAAAACTCGAATTTGTCATGTTCCTCAAAAACCTGCATGATTTTGTCAAAACCCCATCATTCATTAGTTTCCACATGAAGGTACGCACGCGTTGGGGAGCTTCGACACACCACAGCCGTTTCCAGTCCCTAAATGTCTGATTCCTTGTCGGCGTCGCTACTATCATGTCATACGGCGTCTTCGTTGAGAACGTGGCGGAATGGGTGCCAACCCACAACACTACGTCGCTACCTCTCGCTGGGTCAGGAACTCGAGCAGAAAGGACCTCTTGAGTAAACCTGCAAGGAAGAAAGGGGGATTTCCGAAACCAAACATAGCTTGATTGAAATCAAACATTCTCCGAAACCCAAGGCTCCCTTGCTCCTTCGCACTACAAACAACATCCCACTTCACCTTATTATGGTTACGATATGTAGTGTGACTGCCTTTTTCTCAAaagtaaataaatttaaatcaaagtAGTATTCATAAATAAATTAGTAAATTGTACATTGTGTTTCATGAATAACCTGCTAAATCAAATGTAATTTGCAAGCCAATATAAGTTTAATAGAGATATATAACAGATTcagggaagaaaaaaaagaaaacagaatAATTTTGACCATGAATATAGTTTAGAAGCAGAGTCTTCTCTTACATGCCTCAAATGGCAAGGTGGGCAAGGTGTACAAGCATCCTAAATCTCTAACAATCTCTTCAATCAAATCCCTGTAGATATAATCCTGCAAAGCCAACCCTATTCTTCCaacctctctcttttctccccaaGCAACATCCCTGCACACTTCCTCTACACTTTTTATCATGCCTTTGTTGCTCCACATTACTGAACGATCTTCATCAATGTTGGCTTTCTTGCTTATCAACTCGCTTGTCAGTCTCTCGTAGATGTATGTGCTAATGATTTCTTCCTCTCCTGGCTTCTTCACTAACTGCTGCTGCTTCTGTTGTTGCTGTATTCGCGCTGTGCATAAAAATGGCATGAGTTTATGATTTATGGATATCTAAACAGTACAAACACCACATATACATCTGAATTTTCCCGTTATCgtttttttcttatcatatcGATTATTTCTCTATATTCTCTTCATTTCTCACCGTGGGTATCTACATTGTTTACTTTTCAATTGATGCCTAACAGACACATTATGCAAACATAAATCCAACTCAGAAATGGGATAAAATGTTTTCAATTCAGCAATAAACTTTAATATTGTGCTGATAAAAAAATTGGGCAATATACACACACGTACGTCATATCACTCTCATAGATGTattttgttgttgagtttttaattttgttCCATAGTTTCTTTGGGCAATATGTTCAGACTGGGCAAGTCTACAATTAATGAACATTTCTATGTATGATTGGAGATGGTGACAGTGATAATTAATACTGTTCCTTCCAAAAAACACAATGAGCCAACGACAGTGTCTTATTCAAGTCACCACACGCATGAATCTACCTGCAATGTTGCAGAGTGCAGGCGAGCAACAAGGCTCTTGGTTGTTGGGGAAGGGAGGTAGTGGTGGGGTAAAATATTAACAAAACTCTGAAAAAGTGGGGTTTCTGCATGGCCAGTGGCAGGTAAAGCTTCAAAGTTTggtttcttcttttctctctctccctctttatttttcttttgaacttctTTTGACTGCCTCATGAAATGAGTAAGTCCCTGTAGAGGACAAATTGTGGTCCAAGATCCAACCACCAAAGTACCACGATTCATTAGtttcttgttttgttttggtttgtACCATAACGAAATTAAGGGTAATTGGGGCTCTCTTTAATTTTGATTTCTATTGAgaaacatataatttttttaaaccaaatcTATCATCAACTAAGACAATAAGACAATTATATTCAAGTTGGGTATGATTTATATGGACGAAAAAACTCTTCCTATCaagtatttaataaatataCATTCACTAGGAATCAATTTGAGACCTCAGCTTAGGCAAAAGATATAGTTCTGGATGATTGCATATGAAAATACTAATATATTAAGAAGAATTTCTTGTCTTCATACTAGATATCTGTAAATCACCAAGTTAATTAAATTGGGTCAAGATGATTGCAGGGAGCAGGGGGGAATTAATTTGTCTGCCACTATGATTGTCATGATGGTGTGGAGTAGAACAAGTTATGATTTTAAACTTGGAATCCTAAAAATCATGGACAGAGGGAGCATGTGCTCTTCCATCAAAGATTATTGTGCCTCTCCACTTCATGGGTAAGTTAAGTAACTCCTACATCATCAAAGTCAATCACAAACTACACATCTTTCTTGCTTAAGGATTGaaaaaaagaaattcataaaAATGACAACTATGTTTTTTTCCCTATGGACAAAAACACAAAAGCCATCTTTCCAGTTTCCATCGGCATATATGTGATATGTCACTTGCACAAATGAATTTAATAATGATTTACTTGTTTACTTTAGTCAATAATCTACTACTAATCCCAAACATAAAGAAAACTAAAAGCAATTTTGCTATTCATCCCAAATGTAAAAAGCAAGTTAATTTAACTGTGCCCCATTCCTGCTCTCCTTTTATACTTTAGTCATTTCGTACCAAACTCATCAAGGGAGAAAATAAAATACTTTTGAAAGATGATAGATCAGTTCAGAAAgttaaaaaagaaagagaaacgtAATTAGCTCATCTAATCATATCATTGATCAAGACAAAAACCTCTTTCTAATGCATATAACATGACTTATGAAACACTCGCAAAACCTATGTTGGTGACAGTTATTAAAAGTGACTGTTTGAACTATTAGGATCGAAAGTTTAAAAAGACACTATTGGAGAAACATTTAGTATTTACAACACTCGAGTCAAACATGATTGACTCAGTAGagtatttaaattaaaaattaaattaaactagCTAGCTAACAAAATAGGGTGATTAAGTGTGCAAATTTAACAAGATAAGTCATAAGTGTATCATTATCTACAGATTTCATCCCTGTGAAAGGAGCAAACACAACACTTCATATATTATACATGTCCATGTTGATaatgtaattaaaattaaaattaagctTCATGTGGGGAAAAATTTGCATGTAcatattatagattatagatataagaaaatttaaatataatgaGGATAGTCACCATATATAATTTGTATAGGTTATTAAAACACACTTTCGATTCTATCCACCATATTTATTGAAATTGAAGAACCATTtaaaaagcaaattaaaaatccaacaataaatgaaaaataataaacgGTGATAATTTTGATGGTTGACGGAGAGAAGAACTCACCGAACTGACCGAAGGAATGCCGCCCGGAGTGGCAGTTAGGACTGAGTGGCGAACGAGTGAACTCGTCAAGCACTGACACCGGACTCGGTTGCTGTTGCTCGCCGGTAACCAACTTCACCTCCGTAACCGTTCTCACTTTATCCCCGAAGCCACCGTCGCTTCGCGAAACAGCCGCCGGCGAAGGCGGATCAGAAGACCGCACAGCCTCGATGATCTTCTTCAGCGCCTTGAGATCATCGTCGCACCTCTGCAGCGCGCCCAAAAGCTTCCGCCTCTTCTCCGCCACCGAATCGGGAGACGCCGGAACCGCCTCCAGCCCCATCAGCCTCGCCACTAGCGCCGGCGCCTCCGTAAGGCTCTCAGTCGCCTTCGCCGGACTCGAGAGACGAATCTCCGCCGGTAGCGTCGGGCTACGTGGTACCTCAGACGACAGTTTCGCATTGCACgcggcggcggtggcggtggtggttatCTCCTCTTTTACTTTTTCCGGTGGCGAATTGGCGGTGGAAGGGGAAGCGGAAACACCGTGATTCTTATTCTGCCTCTTACCTGAGAATAATgacaaaagaaaagaatgaaT
This is a stretch of genomic DNA from Lotus japonicus ecotype B-129 chromosome 1, LjGifu_v1.2. It encodes these proteins:
- the LOC130729982 gene encoding uncharacterized protein LOC130729982; this translates as MKRQSSAVTPSSSRRENTPENFHGKTIGCMSGILHLISSSHSRRTRRFLTFGKRQNKNHGVSASPSTANSPPEKVKEEITTTATAAACNAKLSSEVPRSPTLPAEIRLSSPAKATESLTEAPALVARLMGLEAVPASPDSVAEKRRKLLGALQRCDDDLKALKKIIEAVRSSDPPSPAAVSRSDGGFGDKVRTVTEVKLVTGEQQQPSPVSVLDEFTRSPLSPNCHSGRHSFGQFARIQQQQKQQQLVKKPGEEEIISTYIYERLTSELISKKANIDEDRSVMWSNKGMIKSVEEVCRDVAWGEKREVGRIGLALQDYIYRDLIEEIVRDLGCLYTLPTLPFEACKRRLCF